The Sphingobacterium lactis sequence CTGACCCGTCAGGTGTCCGTTATAATTGCTCGTGGTGTGTAGTGGGACATGGGCGTCGGCGATGTAATGCCCGAGGTCTGATGCATGCCGTAGGATTGCCCGCGTGTTGTATTGTTTATAGGCACTCACCAGCTTTTGATAAGTCAAGTCAATCTGCCACGGAAGAATTCCCTTCTGCAGGATCTGCTGCTGGTCTGTCCGCTTTTTTATTTTATACCACGGAACCATTAATGAATCCGTAGGTAGGGAATGGAGATCCAGATTGATGTAATGCCGTACGGCTTCATCTGGATCTACGTAGACTCTTTTGTCGGCATTTATGGCCATCTCCCGGATTTGGTTGCTGTATCGCTTAAAGAAAATATTGAGCGGTTGGGGGAGGGTGTAGATGGCGTTAAGGTTGATCAGCCGATGGACATGGAACCCCCATGCGGCCAGAAAAAATGGGCATAGCAGGATAATGCCGATCAGGTATACCTTTTTCATCAGGATTTGTAGGTATTTATCGTAATTTACTATTTTTTTATGGAAGGTTAATATGAATTAATGGCACATATTGGATGAAATTTGTTACTTTGTTGAGTCAATCGAAAGATCAATGAAAATATTATATGCTGTTCAGGGTACGGGAAATGGACATTTATGTAGAGCCATCGACATAATTCCCTGTCTTAGAGCGTTTGCGGAGGTCGATGTATTGGTGAGTGGTATTCAAGCGGATATCCAACTCCCATTTGAGGTGAAATACCGATACCACGGTTTGAGTTTTATTTTCGGGAAAACGGGAGGTGTGGATCTCTGGAAGACTTTCATGAGTTCTACCGTCCGGAAATTCGTCAAGGAAGTGAATGCCGTTCCAGTGGAACAATACGATTTGGTGATCAATGATTTTGAACCGATTTCGGCATGGGGAAGTTACTTTAAGGAAAAGCCCTGCATTGGCTTGAGCCACCAGATCGGCGCCTTTGATCCGGCAAGTCCGAAACCGGAGGAAACGGATATGTTGGGTAAGTTTATCATGAAGAACTACGCCCCATCCACCCATTCCTATGGTTTCCACTTCAAATCCTATGCTCCACATATCTTTACACCGGTAATCAGGCAATCTGTTCGGCAATTGGAACCGCGGGATTTAGGGCATTATACGGTTTACCTGCCATCCTATGATGATGCACACTTGCTTAAACAATTATCGAAGTTCCCCGACGTTAAGTGGGAAGTGTTCTCCAAACATAATAAGAAGCCGTTCAAATTAAAGAATGTCTCCATTAACCCGATCAATAGCGATGCGTTTGTCCAGAGCATGGCGGATTCATCTGGTGTGCTGTGCGGTGCAGGATTTGAAACGCCGGCGGAGGCCCTACACCTCGGGAAGAAGTTGTTGGTAATTCCCATGAAGAACCAATACGAACAGCACCTCAATGCGGCTTCGCTTGAGGAAATAGGGGTGCCTGTTATTAAGAGTTTAAAGAAGAAGTATGATCTGGAGATTGAATCCTGGTTGAACGCAAGATCGCGTGTGAACGTGGATTATCAAGATTGTACGGCCGATATTGTTGAGAAAATAATTAAAAATCACAGCTAACATGAAATACATTTTTGGCATGCTGATCGGGGTTTGCTGCTTTACGCAGACCCACGGACAGAAATTGAAGACAGCGAACGACTCTCTGTCGTACGCTTTGGGACAAGATATCGGTGCATCACTGAAAAAGATGGAGATACCCTTGGAAAAGGATAAATTTCTGTTGGCCATATCCCATATCCTGGAAGGCAAGAAACAATTGATCCCGGAAGAGAAGCGGGGAGAGGTGCTGAATTCTGGTCTGGAACGGGTAGAGAAAGAACGTATAGCTGCCAAGAAAAAAGCATCTGAGGAGTTTTTTGCCAAGAACAAAAAGAACCCGAAGATTGTTGAAACTAAAGAAGGCTTACAATATGAAGTATTGACTGAAGGATCGGGTATCCGTCCGAAATTGGATGACCGTATTCTCGTGCATTATACCGGTAAGGTCTACAATGGCGAAACTTTTGACGATTCCTACAAACGCGGCGAACCCCTGGAGCTGAATCTCCAAGGCGTCATCGAAGGATGGAAAATCGGAATCCCATTGATGCGCGAAGGGGCAAAATATCGTTTCTACATCCCGTATAATCTCGGCTATGGCGAGCGCGGCAGCGGACCGATTCCTGCATTCAGTACCTTGATATTTGATGTTGAGCTTATCGATATAAAATCAACAAAAGAAGATGCAGTATAATCAACTTGGAAAATCAACTTTAGAAATTTCAACCATTGGCCTAGGGGGAATGTCCCTGGTGCCAGGAAAAGAAAAGGTAAACGGTAATATACTTGCCCAAATAAAAGACTTTGGGATCAACTATCTCGATACCTCCGACTTGTATGATCGAGGGGAGAATGAGAAGGGAATTGGTAAACTGATTTCAGGCGAGCGACAAGATTGGATATTAGCGACCAAGGTCGGTAATAAATGGAAAGAGGACGGTAGTGGATGGGATTGGGCACCCAGTAAAGCCTATATCCTGAAAGCTGTTGAAGACTCTCTAAAGCGTTTGAAAACGAATTACATCGATCTTTATCAATTGCATGGCGGTACGCTGGAGGATCCATATGATGAGATCGTGGAAGCCTTTGAGCAATTGGTTAAAGAAGGGAAGATTCGGTATTATGGCATATCGTCCATTCGTCCGAATGTATTCTTGAAGTATGCTGAAGATAGTCAGATTGTTTCCAACATGATGCAGTACAGCTTGTTAGATCGCCGACCTGAAGAATACCTTCAACAATTGAAATCGAAAGGTGTATCGGTTCTGGCGCGCGGATCGGTGGCTCAGGGGCTATTGGTGGACAAGCCCGCCATGGAATATCAGGAGTACTCAGCAGGCCAGGTCGATACCGTACAGCAGCACCTCGCAGACATCGCAGAAAAACATGGTGTATCCAAGTTGGCGTTGGCCATCAAATACCCGTTATTGCACGATGCCGTTGCGGCAAGTGTGGTCGGAATCCGGACGGAAGACCAGGCAGCCGATTTGGGAAAGGCCATCCAGGATCTGGACAAGGTATCCCTGGACCTGTATGACCCGATCTTAAAGAGTTTATCAGCGAAGAAATATACAAGTCATCGATAATCTAGAAGATTAGCTTATTGATACTTTAAATAACAAAATGCCCGGAACTTCCGGGCATTTTGTTATTTAAAGTATTTTTTGAGGATCAGGTCCAGATCTTCCGGTGTATCGATGGGATCATTGGTATGTGCCGAAATGGCTGTCGCAATTTTATAGCCATTTTCAATCCAGCGCAACTGTTCCAAAGATTCTGCAGATTCCAGTTTCGATATGGGCAGTTTGGTCAGCTCCTTCAAAACTTCAGCCTTAAAACCGTAGATGCCGATATGGTTGTAATAGGCTGTTTCCTGCAGCCATTCGTTGATTTCCTTTCCACGGTAATAGGGAATGGGCTGTCTGGAGAAATAAATAGCTTCCTGAAGTACATTGAGCACGACTTTTGGTTTGTTCACATTCTGGAGGTCATCCACAGTGGTGATCTGGCGAATCAGGGTCGCAATCTGTACCTCCGGGCGGGTAAAACAGGAAACCAAAAGATCGATCTGCAAGGGGTCGATAAAAGGTTCATCGCCCTGGATATTGATCGCAATGTCAAAACCCTGGATATTCTCGATTACCTCGGCACATCGGTCCGTTCCGGATTGATGATCCTTTCGGGTCATCACCACGTTCCCGGCAAAGCTTTTGACGTGATCATAAATACGCTGGTCATCCGTTGCGACCACCACTTCACTCAGTGAGGTGGCATGCTTAACCTGATTGTACACCCGTTGAATCATGGTCATGCCTCCGATATCCACCAAGGGTTTGCCCGGAAAACGGGATGATTCATAACGTGCAGGTATTATTCCAATTGCTTTCATAAGCTTAAAAGTAAAAAAAGCCGATGGAAATCGGCTTTTTATAGATTAAAATAATCCAAATAGTTCAGTCTCGATCTTCTGAATAATCTCGCCCAGGTCTTCTTTGTTGTTCGCAAAGTCCAGGTTGTCCTTATCCAGGATCAATAGTTTTCCTTCTTTATAATTGCTGATCCATTTTTCGTACTTATCGTTCAATTTGGAAAGGTAGTCCAAACGGATGCCTGACTCATAATCACGACCTCTTTTCTGAATGTTGTTCACGAGGGTCGGTACAGATGCCCGGAGGTAGATCAATAGATCCGGTGGTTTGATGTAGTGGATGATGCTCTGAAAAATATCGCTGTAGTTTTCGAAATCACGGGCACTCATCAGCCCCATATCGTACAGGTTCTCCGCGAAGATATACGCATCCTCATAGATGGTCCTGTCCTGAATCATATTAATTCCTTGATTCTGCAACTCCACAATATGTCTGAAACGGCTATTCAAAAAGAATATCTGCAAATTGAACGCCCATCTCTTCATGTCGCTGTAGAAATCCTCGAGGTAGGGATTGTTTTCTACCGCTTCATATTGCGCCTCGAAGTTGAGGTGTTTCGCTAAAAGTTCGGTGAGGGTCGTTTTACCCGCTCCAATATTTCCAACAATGGCTAAATGCATAATCTTCTAGTACAATTTTTTTAAACCGATAATTTCACGAACTTCCTTCAGGGTCTTCTGCGCACTCGCGTGAGCTTTTTCAGCACCCATTTTCAAGACCTTGGCGATATACGCATCGTCGTTATTGATTTCTTCGATCCGCGTGCGGACATCGTGCGTAGCAATGATCATATCTTCCGCCAATTGTTTCTTGAAATCACCATAACGGATCTCTGCTTTGTTGTAAAGCTGATCGAAATGCTCCACCGTATCCGGTGTGGATACCACTTGCATCAGGTCGAATAGGTTCTGCACTGCTTCCGGTTTCTGCATATTCGGTTCGGTAGGCCCATTGTCCGTTACGGCACGCATGATCTTCTTGCGTACAGCTTCAGCGGTATCCGATAGGTAGATACAGTCTGCATCACCATTGGATTTGCCCATTTTACCCTGACCGCTTAATCCGGGGATCTTGATCAGCTTATCCGAATAGGTGAACGCAAAGGACTCCTTGAAATAATCCACTTCATACAGACGGTTGAAGCGGTTTCCAAAGGTTCTGGTCATTTCCAGGTGTTGC is a genomic window containing:
- a CDS encoding FKBP-type peptidyl-prolyl cis-trans isomerase, with the protein product MKYIFGMLIGVCCFTQTHGQKLKTANDSLSYALGQDIGASLKKMEIPLEKDKFLLAISHILEGKKQLIPEEKRGEVLNSGLERVEKERIAAKKKASEEFFAKNKKNPKIVETKEGLQYEVLTEGSGIRPKLDDRILVHYTGKVYNGETFDDSYKRGEPLELNLQGVIEGWKIGIPLMREGAKYRFYIPYNLGYGERGSGPIPAFSTLIFDVELIDIKSTKEDAV
- a CDS encoding aldo/keto reductase, which encodes MQYNQLGKSTLEISTIGLGGMSLVPGKEKVNGNILAQIKDFGINYLDTSDLYDRGENEKGIGKLISGERQDWILATKVGNKWKEDGSGWDWAPSKAYILKAVEDSLKRLKTNYIDLYQLHGGTLEDPYDEIVEAFEQLVKEGKIRYYGISSIRPNVFLKYAEDSQIVSNMMQYSLLDRRPEEYLQQLKSKGVSVLARGSVAQGLLVDKPAMEYQEYSAGQVDTVQQHLADIAEKHGVSKLALAIKYPLLHDAVAASVVGIRTEDQAADLGKAIQDLDKVSLDLYDPILKSLSAKKYTSHR
- a CDS encoding deoxynucleoside kinase is translated as MHLAIVGNIGAGKTTLTELLAKHLNFEAQYEAVENNPYLEDFYSDMKRWAFNLQIFFLNSRFRHIVELQNQGINMIQDRTIYEDAYIFAENLYDMGLMSARDFENYSDIFQSIIHYIKPPDLLIYLRASVPTLVNNIQKRGRDYESGIRLDYLSKLNDKYEKWISNYKEGKLLILDKDNLDFANNKEDLGEIIQKIETELFGLF
- the kdsB gene encoding 3-deoxy-manno-octulosonate cytidylyltransferase is translated as MKAIGIIPARYESSRFPGKPLVDIGGMTMIQRVYNQVKHATSLSEVVVATDDQRIYDHVKSFAGNVVMTRKDHQSGTDRCAEVIENIQGFDIAINIQGDEPFIDPLQIDLLVSCFTRPEVQIATLIRQITTVDDLQNVNKPKVVLNVLQEAIYFSRQPIPYYRGKEINEWLQETAYYNHIGIYGFKAEVLKELTKLPISKLESAESLEQLRWIENGYKIATAISAHTNDPIDTPEDLDLILKKYFK
- a CDS encoding glycosyltransferase family protein → MKILYAVQGTGNGHLCRAIDIIPCLRAFAEVDVLVSGIQADIQLPFEVKYRYHGLSFIFGKTGGVDLWKTFMSSTVRKFVKEVNAVPVEQYDLVINDFEPISAWGSYFKEKPCIGLSHQIGAFDPASPKPEETDMLGKFIMKNYAPSTHSYGFHFKSYAPHIFTPVIRQSVRQLEPRDLGHYTVYLPSYDDAHLLKQLSKFPDVKWEVFSKHNKKPFKLKNVSINPINSDAFVQSMADSSGVLCGAGFETPAEALHLGKKLLVIPMKNQYEQHLNAASLEEIGVPVIKSLKKKYDLEIESWLNARSRVNVDYQDCTADIVEKIIKNHS
- a CDS encoding zinc dependent phospholipase C family protein codes for the protein MKKVYLIGIILLCPFFLAAWGFHVHRLINLNAIYTLPQPLNIFFKRYSNQIREMAINADKRVYVDPDEAVRHYINLDLHSLPTDSLMVPWYKIKKRTDQQQILQKGILPWQIDLTYQKLVSAYKQYNTRAILRHASDLGHYIADAHVPLHTTSNYNGHLTGQPGIHALWETRIPELFSKDYNFLVGSASYIDDIKSYSWQTILDSHAALDSVLLLEKRLSEQIPSYQQKAYHQRGNTINYSYSNFYVHAYHQRMNGLVERQMRKSVHALGSMWFSAWVDAGQPNIHLSPKIPQTMDTVSVKHLNTRLKREEWH
- the trpS gene encoding tryptophan--tRNA ligase: METVVSGIRSTGKLHLGNYYGALKNFVKMQDEYNCFFFIADLHSLTTHPTPHDLTSTVRQVVVEYLAAGLDPEKSTIYVQSDVPEVSELYLYMNMNAYLGELERSTAFKDKVRANPNNVNAGLLTYPVLMACDILIHHATKVPVGKDQEQHLEMTRTFGNRFNRLYEVDYFKESFAFTYSDKLIKIPGLSGQGKMGKSNGDADCIYLSDTAEAVRKKIMRAVTDNGPTEPNMQKPEAVQNLFDLMQVVSTPDTVEHFDQLYNKAEIRYGDFKKQLAEDMIIATHDVRTRIEEINNDDAYIAKVLKMGAEKAHASAQKTLKEVREIIGLKKLY